Within Trichoderma atroviride chromosome 2, complete sequence, the genomic segment ACCCAAATCAAGGTTTACGGTGCTGCGAATCGTCGGTTTCCTGCTTGCTCTCAGTCTCGCCtccatcgtcgtcctcgcctttgccattgATCGCCATAGCCGCGACTCGTTCGACGACAGCCAGCTCGCTATCCCTCTGCACCCCGTCGAGCACTCCACACGAGATCCCACGACCTTGACCTTTGAGTGGCACGTCACCCTGGGCACCAGAGCCCCAGATGGAGTGGAGAAGCAAGTGTATCTTGTCAATGGTGTGTAAGAGCCTCTGCAGAGTCCGACTGGGCTAGCTATTAATGCTTGTGGCAGGACACTTCCCTGGACCGACCATCGAGGGTCGATCCGGAGATCGTATCATTGTCCGCGTCTACAACGACCTCAGGGATGAGGGTCTCTCCCTGCACTGGCATGGCCTGCGCATGCAAGGCTTTAATGCCATGGATGGTGCCGTGGGCTTCACCCAATGCCCAATCTCGCCTGGGAGCTCGTTTGTCTATGACTTTCGCATCCGCGACGACGAACACGGAACCTTTTGGTGGCATAGCCATGCTCAGCTGCAAAGGGGAGACGGCCTCTTTGGCGGACTCATAATCCATGAGCCTCGCCGTAGTGATGCCAACGCGGCTTTGCAAGACGAAGCATTGCTGTTGATTGGCGACTGGTTTCACCGCAAGCAGAGCGACGTTCTTGCTTGGTACTCCAGCCCGGCAAGTGCTGGCAAAGAGCCCGTTCCCGACTCCATGGTCATCAACGGCCGTGGTCGATACGATTGCTCAATGGCCGTCCCAGCTAGGCCTGTCCATTGCAAGGCCACAGCTCTGAGCGACTTCCCACCTCTGATCAAAAAGTCTGCCGGAGAAACGCGTCTCAGGGTGGTGAATACGGGCACAGTCGCAGGCTTGACGCTGGGAGTTGATGGTGCATCGCTCCAGCCGTTGCAAGTAGACGGAGGCTGCAAGGTTGATGCCAAGGCCGGTGATTCTGTCGGAACCCTATATCCTGGCGAGAGGGTTGACCTGCTTCTGAAGTGGAAGAGCGATCAGGCCGCAGAGCCGTGGTTCAACGTCTACCTAGACCATGAGTGAGTATTCCAGCAGGTTCATTCTCTGATTGAAAAATGTATAACTAACAAAATCAGAAATCTCGGCTTTGGAAATCCCGCTTTAAACCCGAACCATACCTTTCCCGCGCTTCCAAAAACCGTAACTGGTCACGATAGGGAATATGCGTCCCCCTTGAAATTTCGCGATCACCACATGGATCTTGCCACGCTCTCTTCAACAGAAGAACCATCTCATATTGTCACTGCGGATGAGGAACAGACAATTCTGCTCTATGCCTCAACCCAGACGCTCTCAGTGAATGGGAACATTCCTCTTGGGTTTATTAACCATACATCATGGCATCCCCAGTCGCTGCCACTGCTATCACAGAATCGTTCATCGTGGGATGATAAGCAGCTCATTCCCTTTATTCCTAGTGGATCAAAACCAACCAGAGTCAAGCTTGTGATTAACAACCTCGACGATGGCTCTCACCCGTTCCACCTTCACGGATACTCGTTCCATGTGCTGTCCTCGTTCCGCGCTGAAAGCGGCAGCCTGGGCAGCTATAACCCTTATGCAACCCCGGAAAGCGATTCTCCGGGCGAGTGGAATCGAGAGAAGCCTCTTCGAAAAGACACTGTTAGCGTGCCGAGGAAGGGGCATGTGGTACTCAGCTTCGTTGCTGACAATCCCGGAATGTGGATGCTGCATTGCCACATGTTGGTACATATGGGAACGGGCATGGCTACCGGCTTTCAGGTGGGAGTTCCAGGGGACGAGGAGCATATATACGGATTAGACGAGTCAGCGGCCAAGTTGTGCAAAGCATGAGGAAGAATTAACCAAGATACCCCTGATATAGTTTTAAGTACAGCATTACatgaaatgaaataaatgaatgaatgaatgaatgattGACTAAGTAAATAATTGAGATCAAGTAAATAAATCTTGATGAACCTGTCATGAGTCCATAAAGTGGCACTAAAATATACAAGAGAATATGAACAATGGGGGGTATCAAGAAATAAACGTCATATCCAAGACATAAGTTCCCTCGCCGGGGTATTGCTTTTCTTCATAATAATTACCACAACATCCACGTATATATAACGGAAATTGATGAAAGGACTGGTATCCAGAGGAGAGAGTCCCGGCACCTGGGGCTCCATGCAGCACTCTCGTCGTCATTGGTGGTAGAAGGCGCCGGTGCTGGAACAGGCACGCCCGTTGGAACAGTTGGCGGTGCTCCGGCAAGGACCTTGTCGCCGGAAGGATACTGGATGTTCCAGACGGGATCGCTTGTGAGCTTGTCGGGCAAGCCTAGGGTGCCTGGACAGGTTGGCTGGTTGTTGGGCGGGTCCAAGGTACAGGTCTGGTCCTGGCCAACAGTGCATATTGCATCCATGATGTTGTATAAAACGTAGTTGCCTGCAACCCAAGAACTCTCCTGCTGCAGACAGCTGAATAGAAAGTTCATGCTGTTTGCCGCGCTGAGGGGGAGCTTGCTGCCCTTTGTGTGAATCAGGTCGGCGCAGTTGGACATGTCGGCGTTTTCCGCAGTCATCTCCATGGGACCTCCCGCAACGGGCTTTTTCGTGGCCGAGTAGCCGGTGACGAGATAGTTCCAGGCATCGTAGCTCATGTCGTGCGCGCCCTGGGATTGGTCGACGCGGAGGAGGTAGACCTGGCGGTCCTGATACGAAACGGACACGCAGATGTTGGAGCAGTCGACGGATTCGGGCCAGTAGGCGACGCGGTTGGTGTTGACCTTGCAGCCCAAGACGCCGACGGAGGACGAGTATTGCTCGTGGGGGGTCGCCCAGATTGTGGTGGTTGAAGAGTAAGGTGCggagccgctgctgctgcgagggATTGAAGCTGCGAGCGCAGGGCTCGCCAGCGTAAGCGCTGAAAAGAGAGAGTGGAGGTGCAGCATTGCTCGTATATATCACCGGGAAAAGTGGTTCGTCAAAAGTGGTTCGCGGTTTGTCATAGAGAACGGATGAGGCCTTGAAGCATGGCCGAACGGGGTtcgagaaaacaaaacaaacaaggaATGAATGGCGGCGTTTGCGCCGAAGCGATTGAAGCCTGCGATGGCGTAGCTGCGACAatgaaagacaaaaaaagagtgtgaggaagaaggaaattaaaaaaaactcgTTCGACTATCGAGATGCACCAAATCTGGGGGAAATTTGGTGGTCAGGGGATTATCAGGCGCGCTAGGCGGGTTTGGGGCTAGCGGATGCAGCCTTTGCCGATGGAGCCGCCGCGGGAAAAACGTGGGCAGCTCCACCGATTCTCCAGAGGATGCGCCAAAAGGGCATCTTTACAAAATGCAATGTGGAGTTTTTTGTGGTCATTGGAAGATCTGGAGAAATGGGAGAATCAGATGGGGAAAAAGGAACTCAATTTGAACATGATTGGCACTGTCGGGTTGAAAAGACCAGATTGACAACTTGGAGATTGAAACTCATATTGCGGTACTGAAACTAGGGGTCCCTAAAAACTAAAGGCAAAGTAAAACACAGACACGTGCCCTTTTTCGGTCGTTTTGTTCTCATCAACAGTTTTggacagcatcaacagcgtttttttttttttttttttcagatTTTACGTCTTTGTCCATGTCTTCATTTCTTATTAAAATGCAGAGCCTCCTTCATCTTATCCATCGTTGAATGGCGACCCTGTTTCTTCTGTCCAGTCTCCATTGGTTTTGATGCGTTCATAGACTCCTCGCCCATGTCGGGCTGGGTCAATGCATGGTCGCCATGGGACTATATAGCACCAGTCATTAATGACATGTTCGTCAGCATCGATGCAATATTTCAGAGTATACACACCCTTTGCTCCTCGAGCTCGGCATCGTGAATGAGGTCGTGCGTCTCAATCGCCGCCTCGTCTGTTATTCCGCCCGTGGTGTTCATATTGGAGTATGGTATAATCTCAGTTATGTATGGTATTCAATTGAAGATGGTGAAAGAATTAGGAAATAAGCTCACAAAGAAGAGGCGGGGAGGAAAACTAGCTTTCTTATAGCTGTCTAGAAAAGCTACGCAAGAGCGTTTCGTCATTTCCGTACAGCTTTGATCGCCCGATGCCATCAACGTCATGATGAGAGCTGTCACCCCTAAAAGCTCGATTTTCATGGCGATACCCCGCGTTGAAGGCGCAGCCATCACCAGCTTGTCAGGCGATACAGTCTCAGGCAATGGCGAGGACTGTATGCCGAACCGGGTTTTGGTTGCCGTCGATCCGTGGCAGTCAAACTGTGCCCCATTATTGTTGCAATGACATTCATTTGGCGGGGCTTTTCGATAGTAACTGAGCTCAATGAAGCTTTCGGCTAGGCGAATTTAAACGAATGAGGATGAGACTAattgtttttctttgccGTGTTTGGTATGAGCCGTTCAGATGTCGTAATTGCTATTATTAACAACCTCGTGACCTCTTTGACCTCATCCATGAACGCTCTGAGAGTGGACCTGATCGGATTTTGCATATACACGCCATAGCGAGTATCAAGATAGATAAAATGTATTCTAATGATTGATGTCTGTATTTCTGCTATAAATTCATCCTGATATTTAGGCTGGTGGCATCATGAAGGGGGGTTATCGTAGTCCTTTTGTATAGTATATAGTCTGTGAATGAGGTTCTTTCTAAGAGTATATACataaagaagaaatacaTATAGATACATACCCTTTACGAGGTCTGAAGTCTTCGGCATGTTCTAGAAATTATAGCATCTTGTTCCGAGGCCCCATACGGCACGCACGTGGGAATCTCATGTAGGTGGTCCTTCAGTGTGTATAAATTCAGGACGAGAAAAGTACACTGGCGGAAGCATTTATAATGAAGACTTAATCAACATATTTAAAGTACAGAGATAGTCTCTGGCGGATGTTGctcttttaaaatatattcGTGGCAATATTGTTGAAGTATCATGATATGAAGCTTTGTTGGTAATTTTATCTCCTAACTGTATCTTGCAGAATTCTGGCTCATCTagaggcaaaagagaaattCACTTTaatgcagcatcttcatttgAATACAGCATTATAACTTGAGAGAGACAACATTGCTAGAGCGACTCAGACTTGATAACATGATACTGTGATGTACGCTTCCCTTCTTCTATTGACGCAAAATCTTTTCCTTCTGTCATCATATGATCTAAAAGCTCTTTGCAAACTTTTGATAAATTTGCGACAGAGTGTTTTAGAATGTCATGCAAGATTGAAATTGTCCTTTCTTTCTAAATCTAGACCTCAAGCTGTTCTCATCTCTGCGTCGATACATGTAGTCACTCGCCTATAGCCTCGTGCCGAGTACATCACTCGTTCATATTTTACAACTTTAGAGCATCATGATGCATGTTGGAAACATAAACTCATATATCGGCCGCCTGGTGATAGAATCAGCTGCATGTACCTTGACGTTACATCGCGATGCCTCCAGCCCAGTAGCGGTTCAGGCAGAGCGACGACAGGTTTGTCAGGTACATGTAAACGGGCGAGCTAGCGATGAGGTCTTGGGACCCTGAATGTCGCATTCTTTAGCTCTCAAGGTATGATGGTAGCTGCACTACTGTTGCAACAATTTTGCCCATAAAAGTTACTACATACTATCGTGGGCGCTGATGATTGTAATGCTCTGCCATTACCCGCAAGCCTCATGTCTTGTCTCCACTATTGGCTGATAGGTCGCCAAAGTCTGAAACAGAAATAGACTTTCACAAAGGTTTTGCCTCTAACCTGATGCAAGAGTTCAAAAGTCCAATCGAAGCCAAAGGGAAGGGGTTTGAGACATGTTGCTGATTATTGTCGAAACAAAATCACGCTCATCCAGAAACCGAATCATGAGGCGCTCTCCAACAGACCGCCAGAACAACTCGTGCCACAACAACTCGCCTGTCTTGGACACCGTCTAGCGCCAAAAAGGCCGCGTAGTACTTGTACGTGTATCACCCCACGTCCCGTAGAGAAATCCCCTCCAACCGCTGAATCTCCACCGTGGCGCCCACATCCCTATAGGGGCCTCTAGCACCGATAGCGCGCAATCCGGGGGGGGATCTCAAGGCCCCTAAAGTGCGCTAACAGGGAACAGCAGGGAGCGCCTGGCCCTGTCGAGGCGCCACCATCGACAAGACACTCGTGATGCGCTAATGGATGGAGACGGAAGGGTCATGACGATGAAGTAACGACGCCGTCAGGTTGTGTTTCAAGAtgtggctgctggggctCCGTATAAAGAGATCGCCGCAGACTTCCTCCCGCCTTCAACTTCGTCCCATGCTAGACGTCTCTCTGCCCGACAGGTTCCGCAGTTGATCTGCCCGATCTGCGGCCCCGTGAGAGAATTAAACGCTCGCCATCCGCCGTTATTGCGCGCACCGCACACAGCCAAAAGCCATGAGGCTCCCTTCATTGATTCCGGCGGCGACCGCTGCCATTTCGCTCTTTTTCGgcgcatcgccatcgtcggccgCTGCCATCATGTCGCCGCGCGATGCCGCGTCCCCTCCCGGGACTCTCGCTCTCGACGTCGGACAGTCGCTCCTCACGTTCAAGTACTCGACGCCGGATCCGGACCCCGCGAATTGGGTCGCAGTGTACCAGTCATACTATGGCGGCCCTGTTGAGCAAGAATTCGTCGCTGGCTCGCTAGACTGGGCGTATGCGCCTGATGCGACGGGCAGTGTGCTGGTTGATGTCTCGAATCTCCCCCCGGGCTTTTACAAGGCCTATTTCCTGGCAAAGGGCGGATACCAGTGGCTTTCGAAGCCCATCGACGTCATCATCCCCGGCTCTGGCCCGATTGAATTCGTCACCGATCGGATCATCACCCAGAATGCTCGACAAGGAAGCCCCTTCAAAGCAAAGCTCGGCCGCCTGATTGCTAATCCCAAGGACAACGCCACTCACTTCGCCAAAGTCACCAGCTTTGGCACCGACTGGGTGAATCTTTCCAAGGACGGAACCATCTCTGGCACTCCTGGaaacaaggacaaggacacAAACTTTGTTGTCAAGGCGACCGCGAGCGATGGATCTTCTGCGACGATCAAGGTCCAGATCCCGGTGCGCAAAGCCGGCGAGCCGCTCGTGGAAGAAATAAAGGTCATGTCCTACAATATGTGGTTTGGCGGCACAAATGTAAAGGACTACCACAACAAGCAGATCCGCTTTCTCATCAACACGAATGTCGACATTGTCGGCGTTCAAGAGAGCTGGAATGGCCAGGCAACTCGTCTCGCTCAGGCGCTTGGATGGTATTACTGGCAGAGCCCCAATGAGgtcggcatcatcagccGTTACCCCATTGTGGAGACGTTCCCTGAACAATCTGCCGGCGGATCTATTCGCATCGAGCTGGGCGGTCGCGAAAGCCAGCTTATAATGTGGAATGTCCATCTGGGATTTGATCCTTATGGCCCGTACGACTTTTGCTACGACCACATGCCGCTGGCCCAAGTCCTCAACCGCGAGTATGAATCCAGGCGCACTCCGCAAATCATGGAAATCGTCAGTGCCATGCAAGATGCCCTCTCGGAGGCTGACGATATCCCCGTTATCCTGACGGGCGACTTCAATGCGCCATCTCACCTGGACTGGACCGAAGCAACCAAGAAGGCGCACTGTGGCTATGGCTTTGTTCCCTGGCCAAGCTCCGAGTTTCCCATCCAGTCGGGCCTGATTGACTCGTTCCGCGAGGCTCATCCCGACCCCAACGCTGAGCCCGGCATCACCTGGTCGCCCATTTATCTGGACAACAACGGTCGACCGGAGCCGTTAGATCGCATCGACTTTGTGTACCACAAGGGCCAGGGCCTCAAAGTTCTCCGGTCGGAAACGATTGTTGCTGGCGAGCCCGCTGCAGAGCCAAATCATCAGAACAATGAATGGACGTCAGATCATGCGGTTGTGATGACGACGTATAAACTTGGGCGATCGGACGGGCGGGCAGAGTTGTGAGTAGACAAGAGTTTTTGCGCGCGTTAATGGCGGTTCATTTGTCGGAGTTTTTATCCTAGAGGACAGATAGATGCCGCGGAGTATGTTTCTTTGGGTTACATTTTTGGGCGTTTGGATTTCACCTACACATAAATGGATGGCGGGGCAGGCATTTATTATCAAAGGTATACATACATATGGAGTATTTCGTACATACGATCCATATATGAAGGAATCTTGCGAGATTTAAATGGCAAGCAAAGATACAAGCTATTCGCGCGACTCATCTTATACTGACTACCGCACGAGATCagtgaatgaatgaataaagctaagaaggaaaaaatgTAGAAATTTATCGACTGGTGAAATAACGCGCTCCTACTCTGCTCTAGagatagaaaaaaaaaaagttactaGATTTCTAGTTCTGGATGGCAAAAAACTGCGGCCTGTGTGGATCGAACACACGACCTTCAGATATCAATTGACTTGAAGTTGAGGCTTCAGTCTGACGCTCTCCCAGCTGAGCTAAGGCCGCTAGTTGATATTTGGCCGCAGTATTCACTTTATCAAAGTTACACAGGAGAGGAGGGCGGCCTCCCTCATAACGAAGAATCTCGGATGTGTGATAAAGAAGGgtgagagaggaagaagcctcTTCGATAAGCAAGATTAAGCAAGATGTTTGATGATGTTGTAAGGCGGATGACATCTCCATAAACCTGATCTTGACAATGGAATCCATAGATGAACCAACCCTCATCTCCGAAGATCGCAAGGTCGCTGGAACTGCTGTGGATTTTGTACGCCGTAGAACTCCTCATGTTGGTTCATCATGCATAAAAGAGGACAATAACAAATAGATATTGGTTCCCTCCCTGTGCAACCTCTAGCCGTGTTCCAATGTCCCGCTGGATGCGAGACTTGTAGCTGCTCTGCCCCTACAGCAAAGTTTGTTCAAAACATGTTCCAATTACCACCGAATACTTCCAACTAGTACCATGAAAAAACATATGATTATGAAACTGCAGTTGCCTCTGTTAAGttcagcagaggcagcagcatccgaGAGCACAGACAAAGAATCGCAGTCCGATAGCATTTCATTCCGAATTCGCGGTGTGCCGACCGACTGGAGCCGTGAACAACTGCAAAGCTTCTTGAAGAGTCAGGAAAATGGCCTGGATGTGTCCATCAAGTCACTTGCTACTGACGCTGGTGAACAATACCAATCCGCCACAATCACGTTCCCAGACTTGCCCTCACGGCTTCAAAGGCACCCCCATTGGGACATTGTTGTACCAGCAACGTtcaacgccatggctgcaggTGAACAATACCTAAGCATCGACAAAGACTTTTACGGCTTAACAACGCTTTTTGCTCCGACTCCAGGAGACCATAAGATAGAGTAGGTGTCTACATCTTGTTCAATAAACCATTGACTAACTGTACTAGCGTGATCGCATTATCTGGCCTCGGAAGCCACGCGTTCGGATCGTTCAGACAAAGGAATGGGTCCCACATGTGGCTGCGTGACTCCCTTCCATATGATCTGACTTCAGAGACTACGAATAAGCCAATGGCAAGGATAATGATATATGGCTATGAGTCAGATGTTGTGAATAGCAGCAACATGCAAAATCTAGAAGACTTGGCCACTACACTCCATAATAGCCTGCTCGCAATAGCAACTGGTTCGAAACTCAAGCCAATCATTTTCCTTGGGCACAGTCTCGGAGGATTGATCATTAAACAGGTAGGGAACGTGCACAATTGTTCAAAAAAAAGTTTCTATTTTAATATCTTGTGTCATAGCTATTAATATCTTTGTCGAGATCGGAGTTTTCACAAGACAAAGAACTTCTCCGCGCCGTATAcggcgtcatcttctttggtACTCCGCACAATGGCATGAATATAAGTGCGCTTATTTCCATGGCTGGTAACGGACCAAATCAGTTTCTGCTTCAATCTATTGGTTGCAATTCGCAAGTTCTAAGCACTCAACAGAGAGACTTTTGCAGCGCTCTAGGCGAGCAGGGCAAGTCTGAGGTTTTCTGTTTCTATGAAACCTTGAAATCTCCAACAGCAGTTCAAGTGAGCTTTATCTCAAAATGGCATTATACATCCATCATTCAACTAATTGTAGTGTATAGAACGAGACTGGACAATGGGAAATCACTGGACCTGCTGCAATTCTAGTTACCAAATCTTCAGCTACAAATTGCCGCCCGTGGGAAAACGGCCCAGAACACATTTGCGCCATTGCTCGCACACATTCCGAGATTGTTAAATTCGGACGTTACGATACTGAATACAAAAACGTCAgagagaggatgaggagtCTATCCAGGCGAGCTCTCACAGTGGGAGACGATCCGCAACACAAAATAGCAAAGTGTATGTAATCAATACTGTAGCCACGATCTTTGCTCTAATACATCTACCCAACTCTAGTTCTCATCCCGTATCCACCAAATGAAGATTTTATTGATAGGCCTGAAATCCAAAATGAGATGAGGCGGCAGTTCGGCCTGTGCGAATATCAAGGGCCATCTCAGCCGCGTAGAAGGGTTTCACTTTGTGGCCTTGGTGGCAACGGGTATGTTTTGGTCACACTAATAACTTGTCACTTCTAACGAATTATAGAAAAACACAAATAGCAATAGCTTTCGCGTACTGGCTACGAGAGGTGAATCCAGATGTCTCGATATTCTGGGTTCATGCTAGCAATGCCCATCGCTTCCGGGAGTCTTATACTAACATTGCTAAAACTTGCAATGTTCCTGGAATCAATGACCCTGGAGCGAATGTTTTGTCGCTCGTTAAAGAATGGCTTGAAGCACAGCATCAATCTCGGTGGCTTCTGATAATTGACAATGCCGACGACAGTGAGCTGTTTTTCTCTGAAGGAAAAAATACCGCTCATGATATAGAAAAAGAACTTGATTCCGAAGAGGACAAGCTGGTTCAATATTTGCCAGATTGCCATCAGGGATGTATGGTTCTATCTACGACGAGAAACATGAATGCAGCAGTCGACTTatgccgaggaggagacCCTATTGAAGTCCCCAGCATGACTTCCAACGAGGCCTACCAGCTTCTGAGAGCCATTTTACCAGCCGAAATCTCCGCAACAGACGCATCTACTCTCTCCTCCAGGCTCGACCATTTGCCGCTCGCCCTTGCGCAAGCGGCAtcatttataaaaaagaggCGCATAACTGTACGCAACTATGTCGATCGCTTAGATGAAGGAGACTCTGAGTTCGTTGATATGTTGAATGAACCATTTCAAACTGAGGGTAGAGACTCCAGGGCGCCACACGCAGTTACGGCAACCTGGATCATTTCCTTTGAACAAATCGAGCAAATCGACAAGATTGCAAGCGacattttgtcttttttagGTGTCTTACATTTCCAGGCCATTCCGAAAATACTTGTTGAACATTACTACCGTGAGCTATACCCAAATGAGAATGAAAACAGCACTTCATCTGCTTTGTTAGAAGCATTAGATCTCCTCAGGTCATTCTCTTTTATATCTGAGGGAACAGACCAAGATCTCAATATGCACCGTCTTGTGCAGCTAGTGATACACAAGTGGCTCATTTCCAAGAAACAAATGGCTGAATACGCTCGGTATGCAATGATGGTCATATCCAAGCTGTTTCCAACCAAGCTGTTGCCAACCGAAGATTTTGGAACATTGTTAAGATATCTTCCTCATGCAAACTCCGTTCTTGGAAAAGCAGGATCTGACTTGAACAATGATGACTTGTATGCAGCTAGCACGTCGCTTCTGCGTCAAATAATATCATGTCTCTGGGGCAATGGCTACTATCCGGAAATATTACGAGAGTTGGCGGAAAAGCTACTAGATATGACTCGGATACGATGTGGAGAAATACATCCAACAACGCTCGAACAGATTATGCAGCTTGCGGCAGTATACCATCGGCAAGGACGActgaaagaagcagaagttTTAAGCAAGCAAGCATATCAGTTACAACATATGGTACTAGGAGATTGGCACCGCTCTACGCTCGGGAGTCTATATCTCCTTGGAATAATATATCTAGATCAAGATCGCTCCGAAGAGGCGGAAGGCTTGATCTCATACGCATTCGAGCGAAGAAAGCTAGTATTAGGGGAATTTCATACCGACACACTCGAGAGCATGAGGGCCCTGTCAAAAGTATATCGCCACCAGAATCGgattgaagaagcaaaaggattAGAGGCGCAAACGCTTGAGTTTAGAAATATTGTTTTGGGAGACCAGCACCCATCCACGCTGATGAGTTTGCATGATCGTGCAAACATGTACTGCTCTGAAGGCAAGTTCAAAATAGCGAAAGACTTGGTGACACGAATACTTAAAATACAACAAGGGATACTAAGGGCCCATCACCCGAATATCATTTCAACCATGATGTTACTTGCTCGTATTCGGAAACAAATGGGGAAAGCAGATAAAGCGATTGGCCTAATGGAGAGCTGTCTGTCAGCGACTGAGGCAGAGTTGGGACAGGACCATACAACTACGGTAGATATCTTGTCAACTTTAGAGCAGTGGCGGAAAGAGGCTGAAATTTCCGCACCCGCTTCACAGTGCCCAACTTCTTCGAGAAGTAGCTTGCAGAATCGCCAGAGAAGGAGGTGGAGGGCTCGACATAGGAATATAGGGAGAGAGacggagaggaagagggagaggaagagagagttggAGTGGAAAGGCACCAcaagatacatgtagctacGCTACGCGTGAAGCTAATTCG encodes:
- a CDS encoding uncharacterized protein (EggNog:ENOG41~TransMembrane:1 (i50-72o)~CAZy:AA1), which produces MRDRLEDRRLLDEVDGDSDDVASQLSANEEAALPAEPAVTRPKPKSRFTVLRIVGFLLALSLASIVVLAFAIDRHSRDSFDDSQLAIPLHPVEHSTRDPTTLTFEWHVTLGTRAPDGVEKQVYLVNGHFPGPTIEGRSGDRIIVRVYNDLRDEGLSLHWHGLRMQGFNAMDGAVGFTQCPISPGSSFVYDFRIRDDEHGTFWWHSHAQLQRGDGLFGGLIIHEPRRSDANAALQDEALLLIGDWFHRKQSDVLAWYSSPASAGKEPVPDSMVINGRGRYDCSMAVPARPVHCKATALSDFPPLIKKSAGETRLRVVNTGTVAGLTLGVDGASLQPLQVDGGCKVDAKAGDSVGTLYPGERVDLLLKWKSDQAAEPWFNVYLDHENLGFGNPALNPNHTFPALPKTVTGHDREYASPLKFRDHHMDLATLSSTEEPSHIVTADEEQTILLYASTQTLSVNGNIPLGFINHTSWHPQSLPLLSQNRSSWDDKQLIPFIPSGSKPTRVKLVINNLDDGSHPFHLHGYSFHVLSSFRAESGSLGSYNPYATPESDSPGEWNREKPLRKDTVSVPRKGHVVLSFVADNPGMWMLHCHMLVHMGTGMATGFQVGVPGDEEHIYGLDESAAKLCKA
- a CDS encoding uncharacterized protein (EggNog:ENOG41~SECRETED:SignalP(1-19)~TransMembrane:1 (n4-14c19/20o264-282i)), with the translated sequence MLHLHSLFSALTLASPALAASIPRSSSGSAPYSSTTTIWATPHEQYSSSVGVLGCKVNTNRVAYWPESVDCSNICVSVSYQDRQVYLLRVDQSQGAHDMSYDAWNYLVTGYSATKKPVAGGPMEMTAENADMSNCADLIHTKGSKLPLSAANSMNFLFSCLQQESSWVAGNYVLYNIMDAICTVGQDQTCTLDPPNNQPTCPGTLGLPDKLTSDPVWNIQYPSGDKVLAGAPPTVPTGVPVPAPAPSTTNDDESAAWSPRCRDSLLWIPVLSSISVIYTWMLW
- a CDS encoding uncharacterized protein (EggNog:ENOG41) gives rise to the protein MNTTGGITDEAAIETHDLIHDAELEEQRSHGDHALTQPDMGEESMNASKPMETGQKKQGRHSTMDKMKEALHFNKK
- a CDS encoding uncharacterized protein (EggNog:ENOG41~SECRETED:SignalP(1-25)), which encodes MRLPSLIPAATAAISLFFGASPSSAAAIMSPRDAASPPGTLALDVGQSLLTFKYSTPDPDPANWVAVYQSYYGGPVEQEFVAGSLDWAYAPDATGSVLVDVSNLPPGFYKAYFLAKGGYQWLSKPIDVIIPGSGPIEFVTDRIITQNARQGSPFKAKLGRLIANPKDNATHFAKVTSFGTDWVNLSKDGTISGTPGNKDKDTNFVVKATASDGSSATIKVQIPVRKAGEPLVEEIKVMSYNMWFGGTNVKDYHNKQIRFLINTNVDIVGVQESWNGQATRLAQALGWYYWQSPNEVGIISRYPIVETFPEQSAGGSIRIELGGRESQLIMWNVHLGFDPYGPYDFCYDHMPLAQVLNREYESRRTPQIMEIVSAMQDALSEADDIPVILTGDFNAPSHLDWTEATKKAHCGYGFVPWPSSEFPIQSGLIDSFREAHPDPNAEPGITWSPIYLDNNGRPEPLDRIDFVYHKGQGLKVLRSETIVAGEPAAEPNHQNNEWTSDHAVVMTTYKLGRSDGRAEL
- a CDS encoding uncharacterized protein (EggNog:ENOG41~SECRETED:SignalP(1-21)), translated to MKKHMIMKLQLPLLSSAEAAASESTDKESQSDSISFRIRGVPTDWSREQLQSFLKSQENGLDVSIKSLATDAGEQYQSATITFPDLPSRLQRHPHWDIVVPATFNAMAAGEQYLSIDKDFYGLTTLFAPTPGDHKIE